Below is a window of Chloroflexota bacterium DNA.
ATTGTGGATCGGCACCGGGCGTGGCGGCGCAGATTTGTTTGATCCCGAGACGCGGCGATTTACCCATTTCAAGTATGATTCCCAAAATCCATCGGGTCTGGTCAACAACACCGTGCAAGCGATTCATGTGGATGCGAATGGCAAGGTTTGGTTTGGGACGGCGGGTGGTCTGAGCCATTGTGATCCGGCGACGCTAAAATGTAAATCATACACTACGCGCGATGGGATGCTGAACGAAACGGTCTATGGCATCCTCCCGGACCGGGCGGGCAATTTGTGGCTCAGCACTGGCAAAGGGTTGACTCGCTTGGATCCGCGAACTAACCTGTTTCGCAACTATGATACCGGCGATGGTTTGCAGAGCAATCAATTCAACCTGTTCAGCTATCATCCTAGTCCGCGTGGTGAATTGTTTTTTGGTGGTCCCAATGGGCTGAATGCGTTTTTCCCAGAACAGATCAGCGACAACCTTGCCATACCGCCGATCGTGCTAACTGATTTCCAGATTTTCAACCAATCCGTGTCGGTGGGCAGTCCGAACTTACCGCGCGCGCTCAACGCGTCCACCGAAGTGATCTTGGATTATGACCAGTCGGTTTTTTCGTTCGAGTTCGCCGCGCTGAACTATCAGGTGTCTAGGAAAAATTTGTACCAGTACAAAATGGAAGGATTCGACAAGGATTGGTCGCCACCTAGTCGCAATCGCGTGGCGACGTATACGAATCTTGATCCTGGGAATTACACTTTTCTGATCAAGGCATCGAACAGCGATGGAGTCTGGCGTGACTCGCCGAGAGTGATTCGGGTGACGATTCTACCCCCGTGGTGGCAGACGACGTGGTTTCGAATATTCGCTGTGGTTGGGTTGATTGCACTGATAACCGGCACAGTGCAATGGCGTGTCCGTACGATCCAAGCGCGCAACCGCGAGCTGGCAGAGCGCGTCCAACTGCGTACGGTGGAATTGAGCGCGGCAAACGAACGACTCAAATCGCAAGAAACGGAATTGCGTCAACTCAACACGCAATTGCAGACGCAGCTAAACGAGATCAGCCAACTGCGCGACGACTTGCGCGAGCAAGCGATTCGCGATGCGTTGACTAATTTGTACAATCGGCGATACCTGGACGAAACCCTCGAACGCGAACTCGCGCGAGCACAGCGCGAAAGTTACCCAGTGGGCGTTTTGATGATGGACCTGGATGAGATGAAACAGATCAATGATCGGTACGGACACAAAGCCGGCGATGTCGTACTCAAGGCGTTGGGCGATTTGTTTCGCGCGCACACGCGCAAAGGCGATATCGCGTGCCGTTTGGGCGGCGATGAGTTTGTGGTCATCCTTCCGCAGATGCAATTGGACGCTGTGCGTCGCCGCGCCGAAATGTTGCGCCAGCTGATCCAAGAAATGCAGATCGAATACGCGGGCACACGCCTGAGTTCGACAACGTCAATTGGTGTGGCGGTGTATCCGCTGCATGGCACGCGCGCGGAAACAATCCTCGTGTGCGCCGATGTGGCGCTCTACAGGGCAAAGCAATCTGCGCGAAACTGCGTGGTCGTTTATTCCGATTCCACCAATCCCGGTGGAACGGATTGATTTTTCCCCGTTTAACCTCCCCCGCTTGCAGTCTCTCTTGAATTCGCTATAATGGCGACGTGAAGAATTTGGCGGTCGTCGCGACCATGTTGTTCTTCGTCGCGATGTTTCTTGACGGCAACGTGACCTCGACACACGCGCAAGGCACTACCCCGACAGCGACATCGTCGCGATTGATTAACGGCACACCCACCATCACTTCGACCAAGATCGTGACGGCAACTTTGCCGGTCACGTTGACGGCGACTTTCACCACGACGCGTCGTGTGACGACGACGGCGACGAGTACTTCGACCGCGACCGTGACGGCGACGGCGACGTTCACACCAACGTCAACCATTACGCCAACTATCGCGATGCCGACGCCGCGCTATCCGCTCTCACTCGACGCGCGCGTGCTTGCGATTGATACGTTGCGCTCGCAGAATTATCGCGGCGGACAGATCAAAATCACCCAGACGCTGGCAAGCGACGAAGCGTTCCAACGTGTCCTGTTTGAATACCCGTCGGATAATTTGCGAATTACTGGAATGATGAACATTCCGCGCGGCGCGGGTCCGTTCCCGGTGGTGATTCTGAATCACGGTTATTTCAAACCGAGCGAGTACAAAACCGGCGATGGCACGCTCCGCGCGGCGGATAATTTTGCGCGACGCGGCTATCTCACGCTCGCGTCCGATTATCGTTGCTATGCTGGGTCGCAGTGCGGCGCGAACCCGATCTACGTTGGTTACGCAGTGGATGTGCTCAGTCTCATCGGCGCGTTGCCTTCACTATCGTACGCGGACACGTCGCGCATCGGCATCTGGGGGCACAGCATGGGCGGGCAGATCACTCTGCGCGTGCTCACGCTCAACAACTCGATCAAGGTTGCGTCGTTGTACGGCGCGTTGACCGGCGATGATGAAGTGCATTATTGTTGGCTCTACGGTTGTCGCACGCCGCTCGTTACGCCCGCGCCACGCGACTCGCAAGCGTTCCAGGATTTGTTGCCGCGAAGTTTGGAAGGCATGCCAACGCCGAGCGCGAATAGCAATGCGCGCTTGCACGATATTTTTCTGCGCTCGTCGCCGAGCCGCTATTTGCAATACGTGGACGCAGCGGTCATCATTCATCACGGCGAAAAAGATGAGATCGTCCCGCGCGAATGGTCGGTGCAATTATCCGATGCGCTGAACGCGCGCGGCAAACCGGTTTCGATGTACTTGTATCCGGACG
It encodes the following:
- a CDS encoding prolyl oligopeptidase family serine peptidase, producing the protein MKNLAVVATMLFFVAMFLDGNVTSTHAQGTTPTATSSRLINGTPTITSTKIVTATLPVTLTATFTTTRRVTTTATSTSTATVTATATFTPTSTITPTIAMPTPRYPLSLDARVLAIDTLRSQNYRGGQIKITQTLASDEAFQRVLFEYPSDNLRITGMMNIPRGAGPFPVVILNHGYFKPSEYKTGDGTLRAADNFARRGYLTLASDYRCYAGSQCGANPIYVGYAVDVLSLIGALPSLSYADTSRIGIWGHSMGGQITLRVLTLNNSIKVASLYGALTGDDEVHYCWLYGCRTPLVTPAPRDSQAFQDLLPRSLEGMPTPSANSNARLHDIFLRSSPSRYLQYVDAAVIIHHGEKDEIVPREWSVQLSDALNARGKPVSMYLYPDAGHVFTGWDWQLFMARTLAFFDEQLKPRETPITVERRVLRQERLALEASY